A genomic window from Helicobacter suis HS1 includes:
- a CDS encoding DNA polymerase III subunit delta': MTSSLIYANVPCEEAKSYQAELKQYFLEQNTPVFIELFVEEELKIDHAHEIKRRATLSSREQKVCIIAANTFNIFAQNALLKILEEPPEKTLFILFAKHKHVLLPTIRSRLPCIDKRVKPTPKPFGLDLRTCSLDEVYRYLQRIDQENWNKAETQMQISALLEEIKRTHITLKRKTRIFSRGSLC; the protein is encoded by the coding sequence ATGACAAGTAGCCTTATTTATGCAAATGTACCTTGTGAGGAGGCTAAAAGCTACCAAGCAGAGTTAAAACAGTACTTTTTAGAGCAAAACACACCAGTTTTTATAGAATTATTTGTAGAAGAAGAGCTTAAAATTGATCATGCCCATGAAATTAAACGGCGCGCTACTTTAAGCTCTAGGGAGCAAAAAGTTTGCATCATTGCAGCCAATACTTTCAATATCTTTGCCCAAAATGCCTTGCTTAAAATTTTAGAAGAACCCCCTGAAAAGACGCTATTTATTCTATTTGCTAAGCATAAACATGTACTATTGCCCACTATCCGTTCACGCCTGCCATGCATAGATAAACGCGTTAAACCCACGCCTAAGCCTTTTGGATTAGACTTACGCACCTGTAGTTTAGATGAAGTATATCGCTACTTACAAAGAATTGATCAAGAAAATTGGAATAAAGCAGAAACGCAAATGCAAATTAGCGCTTTACTTGAAGAAATAAAGCGCACCCATATCACACTTAAACGAAAAACTAGAATATTTTCAAGAGGCAGTTTATGCTAA
- a CDS encoding HobA family DNA replication regulator, protein MYQWLYPILQEQPSFLKDWLQNCNWIACIQAIKHIIGGGSVLMDTDTERAWFKLYVLSHLNSHPLRPLIPIFEIPTTLQSRLNQSENALVSSTLNLVYQSHILWYVGAFSSPIANLVLQERGLLWAFDSPPREEIISFNSLDPLSDHQLLQLYQVFEHILLDALLGKLSLT, encoded by the coding sequence ATGTACCAATGGTTATACCCTATTTTACAAGAGCAGCCTTCTTTTTTAAAAGATTGGCTACAAAATTGCAACTGGATTGCTTGTATTCAGGCAATCAAACACATTATAGGAGGGGGGAGTGTTTTGATGGATACGGATACAGAGCGCGCATGGTTTAAGCTTTATGTCCTCTCTCATCTAAATAGCCACCCTTTGCGTCCTTTAATCCCTATTTTTGAAATCCCCACAACCCTCCAATCCCGCCTAAACCAGTCAGAAAATGCATTGGTAAGCAGTACTTTAAATCTTGTTTATCAAAGCCATATTCTGTGGTATGTAGGGGCTTTTAGCTCTCCAATAGCTAATTTAGTCTTACAAGAACGCGGGCTTTTATGGGCTTTTGATTCACCCCCTAGAGAGGAAATCATTAGCTTTAATTCTTTAGACCCTTTAAGCGATCACCAATTACTCCAACTCTATCAAGTTTTTGAACACATATTATTAGACGCTTTATTAGGAAAGCTGAGTTTAACATGA
- the folP gene encoding dihydropteroate synthase has translation MFLRRVNPKSFSLALQEIKVHKIGQEIMAKKGRLFSFKIEDLPLSATLILKQEALRVGAELATPKDCILAKKKTYNCLLVGTQDQLERLSQKCKEQDFGLKDLAQILEKHLKVAQIKPALMGVINLTPDSFYPNSRYSTKEALQTIQTFLQHKTSYIDIGAASSRPLSTYVDSHTEIARLKELCLEIKNQGLYQHIKFSIDTYNPKTAAFALEHGFAVLNDVNGFRDVQMLEIAKYYKPEVILMHSCGVPMDGTLLSAKDLWQDLEAFFTSKIEELSKSGVDRIILDIGFGFSKGTTQNLTLIQHLEHFLHFGYPLLVGCSRKGSIGEVCKQEVQDRLAGTLALHGLALAHGASILRVHDIPAHADLIAIHNALSCL, from the coding sequence ATGTTTTTACGGCGTGTAAATCCTAAAAGTTTTTCTTTAGCCCTGCAAGAGATTAAAGTTCATAAAATCGGCCAAGAAATCATGGCAAAAAAAGGGCGACTCTTTAGTTTTAAAATTGAGGATTTACCCCTAAGCGCTACCTTGATTTTAAAACAAGAAGCCTTGCGCGTAGGGGCTGAACTAGCCACACCTAAAGACTGTATTTTGGCAAAAAAGAAAACCTATAACTGTCTTTTAGTTGGCACTCAAGATCAATTAGAACGACTCAGCCAAAAATGTAAAGAACAAGATTTTGGCCTTAAAGACTTAGCTCAAATTTTAGAAAAACACCTCAAAGTAGCCCAAATTAAACCCGCTTTAATGGGTGTGATTAATCTCACTCCAGATAGCTTTTATCCTAATAGCCGCTATAGCACAAAAGAAGCCTTACAAACTATCCAAACTTTTTTACAGCATAAGACCAGTTATATTGATATTGGAGCGGCTAGCTCTAGGCCTTTAAGCACTTATGTAGACTCTCATACAGAAATAGCACGCCTAAAAGAGTTGTGTTTAGAAATTAAAAATCAAGGACTTTATCAGCACATTAAATTTAGCATTGATACTTATAACCCTAAAACGGCTGCTTTTGCGCTTGAACATGGTTTTGCTGTGCTTAATGATGTTAATGGGTTTAGAGATGTACAAATGCTAGAAATAGCCAAATACTATAAGCCTGAAGTGATTTTAATGCATTCATGTGGCGTACCAATGGACGGTACTTTACTTTCAGCTAAAGATTTATGGCAGGATTTAGAAGCGTTTTTCACTTCTAAAATTGAGGAGTTATCAAAATCTGGAGTGGATCGCATTATTTTAGATATTGGTTTTGGTTTTTCTAAAGGCACAACTCAGAATCTAACCCTTATCCAACATTTAGAACATTTTCTACACTTTGGTTATCCTTTGTTAGTGGGCTGTAGCCGTAAGGGGAGTATCGGGGAGGTGTGTAAACAAGAAGTACAGGATAGATTAGCCGGAACATTAGCCTTACATGGCTTAGCTTTAGCACATGGGGCTAGTATCTTGCGTGTCCATGATATACCCGCCCATGCAGATTTAATAGCCATTCATAACGCTTTATCTTGTTTGTAA